Proteins encoded together in one Apus apus isolate bApuApu2 chromosome Z, bApuApu2.pri.cur, whole genome shotgun sequence window:
- the ARRDC3 gene encoding arrestin domain-containing protein 3, with product MVLGKVKSLTISFDCLNDSNVPVYSSGDTVSGRVNLEVTGEIRVKSLKIHARGHAKVRWTESRNAGSNTAYTQNYTEEVEYFNHKDILIGHERDDDNSEEGLHTIHSGRHEYAFSFELPQTPLATSFEGRHGSVRYWVKAELHRPWFLPVKLKKEFTVFEHIDINTPSLLSPQAGTKEKTLCCWFCTSGPISLSAKIERKGYTPGESIQIFAEIENCSSRVVVPKAAIYQTQAFYAKGKMKEVKQLVANLRGESVSSGKTETWNGKQLKIPPVSPSILDCSIIRVEYSLMVYVDIPGAMDLFLNLPLVIGTIPLHPFGSRTSSVSSQCSMNMNWLGLTLPERPEAPPSYAEVVTEEQRQSSLAPIGACDDFERALPGPLFAYIQEFRFLPPPLYSEIDPNPDQPTDDRPSCPSR from the exons atggtgctggggaaggtgaaGAGTTTGACAATAAGCTTTGACTGTCTGAATGACAGCAATGTCCCCGTCTACTCCAGCGGGGACACAGTCTCAGGAAGGGTCAATTTAGAAGTAACGGGGGAAATTAGGGTGAAATCTCTCAAAATCCACGCGCGGGGACACGCCAAAGTGCGCTGGACTGAGTCGAGAAATGCTGGATCCAACACTGCCTACACACAGAACTACACCGAAGAGGTGGAGTACTTCAACCATAAGGACATCCTGATCGGCCACGAGAGAG ATGATGACAATTCAGAAGAAGGCCTTCACACCATCCACTCGGGAAGGCATGAATATGCATTCAGCTTCGAGCTTCCACAGAC ACCACTTGCTACCTCATTCGAAGGCAGACATGGCAGTGTGCGCTATTGGGTGAAAGCCGAATTGCATAGGCCTTGGTTTCTACCAGTAAAATTAAAGAAGGAATTTACAGTCTTTGAACATATAGATATCAACACTCCTTCATTACTG TCACCCCAAGCAGGCACAAAAGAAAAGACTctctgttgttggttttgtacCTCAGGCCCAATATCCTTAAGTGCCAAAATTGAAAGGAAGGGCTACACCCCAG gtgAATCAATTCAGATCTTTGCTGAGATTGAGAACTGCTCTTCCCGTGTGGTGGTGCCAAAGGCAGCCATTTACCAAACACAGGCATTTTATGCCaaagggaaaatgaaggaaGTCAAACAGCTTGTTGCCAACCTGCGTGGCGAATCTGTGTCATCTGGCAAAACAGAAACCTGGAATGGCAAACAGTTGAAAATTCCACCTGTTTCCCCTTCAATCCTTGACTGTAGTATCATCCGTGTGGAGTATTCACTGATG gtATATGTTGATATTCCAGGTGCCATGGATTTATTCCTTAATTTACCACTGGTCATTGGTACCATTCCTCTACACCCATTTGGTAGCAGAACATCAAGTGTGAGCAGCCAGTGTAGCATGAACATGAATTGGCTTGGTCTGACACTGCCTGAAAGACCAGAAG cacctccgAGCTATGCAGAAGTTGTCACGGAGGAACAGAGACAGTCCAGCCTTGCACCCATAGGTGCTTGTGATGACTTTGAGAGGGCACTTCCAGGACCACTGTTTGCATACATCCAGGAGTTCCGTTTTCTGCCTCCACCCCTGTATTCAGAA ATTGATCCAAACCCAGATCAGCCCACAGATGACAGACCATCTTGCCCCTCTCGTTGA